The sequence GCTGCCCAAGGCAACAGCAGCTATCGGCTATGTAAAGACCGAATTGCCAAAGGGTAAGCAACTCACCATCCGCAAAATCACCGATGGAACCTCATGGGGTGCCGTTTATGCCCAGTATTTCCAGCCCGCCAAGCAGGTTGAGAATAGCGGCAGTGGTCTCACCATCAAGCGCGAGTTCTTGAAAAATAATTGTCAATTGTCAACTGTCAATTATCAATTCACGGTCGGAGACCGTATCCGCGTCCGCCTTACCATCACTGCCGATCGCGATTACGATTTTGTGCAGGTGGTTGATAAGCGTGCGGCTTGCATGGAGCCCGTTAAGCCGTTGAGTGGTTATCATGCGGGTGCTTATATCACACCTCGCGATAATGCCACATGCTACTTCTTCGGCATGCTGTCGAAGGGTACCCATGTGATCGAAACCGAGTATTATATCGATCGAGCCGGAACCTACGAAACAGGTACCGCCACCGTAGAGTGTGCCTATGCACCCGAGTTCCGCGCCGTTACTCACTCGGAAACATTAAAGATTAAACATTAAATATTATAATATTGATGAAGAAATTAACAGTAATACTACTCTCAATTCTCGCTTCTCAGCTTTCGCCTCTCCAGGTGAATGCACAGCGTCTTACCGTAAAAACAACCACCATCGATGTGGGTGCTACGGGCTACGAACAGCCTGTTACAGCCACCTTCGAGATGCGTAACAAGGGTTTGCGCCGATTGGTTATTCAGAGTGTGAAACCCGATTGTGGTTGCACCAAAATAGAATATCCCAAAGAGGTGGGTATTGGCGAGCGATTCACTATTAAGATGACTTACGATGCCCGTATGTTAGGTCACTTCCAGAAGATGTGTCTGGTAAAGAGTAATGCTTCAAAAAAGCCGTTCTACCTTACCATGACGGGTGTGGTTAAGAGTGATTTCAGAGATTACTCGGGTGAGTATCCTATCGAGATGGGCGACCTGCTGTTGGATAAGGCCGTGCTTGAGTTCGATGATGTGAACAAGGGCGATGTGCCTGAGCAGGAGATTCACATCCTGAATAACGGAAAGAAGGCCATGCGTCCTAACCTGATGCACCTGCCTCCTTATCTCACCGCTATCACCAGTCCCGACCATCTGTTACCTGGTCGTGCGGCTACCATCAGCGTGAAGTTGCTCTCAGAGAAACTGCGTGATTATGGCTTGACCAAGACCACTCTTTATATGGCCCATAACCCAGGCGATAAGGTTCGTCAGGATTTCGCCATCGATGTGGCTACCGTACTGTTGCCCGATATGAAGCAGTTCGAGAAAGAGAATAAGGAACTGGCACCACAGTTGCAGATGTCGGCTACCGATGTGGATTTTACCGACTTTGGCGGCAAGACCAAGA is a genomic window of Xylanibacter ruminicola 23 containing:
- a CDS encoding DUF1573 domain-containing protein — encoded protein: MKKLTVILLSILASQLSPLQVNAQRLTVKTTTIDVGATGYEQPVTATFEMRNKGLRRLVIQSVKPDCGCTKIEYPKEVGIGERFTIKMTYDARMLGHFQKMCLVKSNASKKPFYLTMTGVVKSDFRDYSGEYPIEMGDLLLDKAVLEFDDVNKGDVPEQEIHILNNGKKAMRPNLMHLPPYLTAITSPDHLLPGRAATISVKLLSEKLRDYGLTKTTLYMAHNPGDKVRQDFAIDVATVLLPDMKQFEKENKELAPQLQMSATDVDFTDFGGKTKKTATVTLQNTGVSPLKITSLQLFTAGLKVTLSKSEIAPGQSANLKITGIAEELQKLRTRPRILMITNDPDHAKVVVNIKLQ